In Nitrospira sp., the following are encoded in one genomic region:
- the hypE gene encoding hydrogenase expression/formation protein HypE has protein sequence MGDNKSFEPECPLPTFEKKTVQLAHGGGGRLMQELIRDVFVRAFDNPMLAQLHDGATWPVAEGTLAFTTDSYVVSPLFFPGGNIGSLAVHGTVNDLAMCGAMPLYLSAGFILEEGLSLDMLRKVVQSMAKAAEGAGVQVVTGDTKVVDRGKGDGIFINTAGIGVVPPGVRIGPQEVKVGDRILLSGDLGAHGLAVMSVREGLRFTGEIESDSAPLHQVVRDLLECGASVHCLRDLTRGGLASALNELAAGAKVGMTIEEHLIPVRESVRGACELLGLDPLYVANEGRFVAFVPDAHAEAALAAMRRHAVAQQAVQIGTVTMEHPSLVVLRTVLGTHRILDLLSGEQLPRIC, from the coding sequence ATGGGTGACAATAAATCCTTTGAGCCAGAGTGTCCGCTGCCGACGTTCGAGAAGAAGACGGTGCAGCTTGCGCATGGCGGGGGCGGGCGGCTCATGCAGGAGTTGATCCGGGACGTATTCGTCCGGGCTTTTGACAACCCGATGCTGGCGCAACTGCATGACGGCGCGACCTGGCCGGTGGCCGAAGGCACCCTTGCCTTCACCACAGATTCCTACGTCGTGTCTCCCTTATTCTTCCCAGGCGGGAACATCGGAAGTCTGGCGGTGCATGGCACAGTCAATGACCTTGCCATGTGCGGAGCGATGCCCCTGTATCTCAGCGCGGGGTTCATTCTGGAAGAGGGACTCTCTCTGGACATGCTCCGGAAAGTGGTGCAGTCCATGGCGAAGGCGGCGGAAGGGGCGGGGGTGCAGGTCGTGACCGGAGATACTAAGGTGGTGGATCGTGGCAAAGGCGACGGGATTTTTATCAACACCGCAGGAATTGGCGTCGTACCCCCTGGTGTTCGTATCGGCCCACAAGAGGTCAAAGTCGGAGATCGAATTCTATTGAGCGGCGACCTTGGTGCACATGGCTTGGCCGTGATGAGCGTGCGCGAAGGGTTACGCTTCACCGGCGAGATCGAAAGCGACTCGGCGCCGCTGCATCAGGTTGTGCGTGATCTGCTGGAATGCGGAGCGTCTGTCCATTGCCTGCGCGATCTGACGCGCGGAGGATTGGCGAGTGCGCTGAATGAACTCGCTGCCGGAGCGAAGGTGGGCATGACCATTGAGGAACATCTCATTCCCGTGCGAGAGTCCGTGCGCGGCGCCTGTGAATTGTTGGGCCTCGATCCCCTGTATGTTGCGAATGAAGGGCGGTTCGTCGCCTTCGTGCCGGATGCGCATGCGGAGGCAGCGTTGGCCGCCATGCGCCGGCACGCAGTCGCACAGCAGGCGGTTCAGATCGGCACCGTCACGATGGAGCATCCCTCGTTGGTGGTGCTGCGGACCGTATTAGGCACGCATCGTATTCTTGATCTCTTGTCCGGCGAACAGTTGCCGCGCATTTGCTAG
- the hypD gene encoding hydrogenase formation protein HypD, whose amino-acid sequence MKYVDEYRESATAAALAEAIKRTVTKPWTIMEVCGGQTHAIVRFGLDALLPPNLTLVHGPGCPVCVTPIGLIDQALQLASLPRVIFCSFGDMLRVPGSQGDLFGVKAAGGDVRIVYSPLDALELARANPDREVVCFAVGFETTAPAYAMAAIQARRLGLTNVSLLAAQVLVPPAMEAILSAPGCLVQGFLAAGHVCTVMGYEEYEDLARRYRVPIVVTGFEPIDILEGIAMLVRQLEEGRAVVENQYTRSVRREGNVAAQAALREVFEPTLRAWRGIGDIPQSGLRLTAAYAVFDAAVRFRDALAQSGSVGREDPDCRSGLVLQGLLKPPDCPAFATRCTPERPLGAPMVSSEGACAAYYRYRSHVKREA is encoded by the coding sequence ATGAAGTACGTCGACGAATACAGAGAGAGTGCGACCGCTGCGGCATTGGCCGAGGCGATCAAGCGAACCGTGACCAAGCCCTGGACGATCATGGAAGTCTGCGGCGGGCAAACCCATGCGATTGTGCGGTTCGGCCTTGATGCCCTGTTGCCGCCGAACCTCACCCTGGTGCATGGGCCGGGCTGTCCCGTCTGTGTCACGCCGATCGGCTTAATCGATCAGGCGCTCCAACTCGCGTCGCTGCCGCGCGTGATCTTCTGCTCGTTCGGCGACATGCTGCGCGTGCCCGGTTCACAGGGGGATCTGTTCGGCGTCAAGGCTGCCGGGGGAGACGTTCGTATCGTGTATTCGCCGCTGGATGCGTTGGAGTTAGCCCGCGCAAACCCTGATCGCGAGGTCGTGTGTTTTGCGGTGGGGTTCGAGACGACCGCGCCGGCCTATGCGATGGCGGCGATCCAGGCGCGGCGCCTGGGTCTCACCAACGTCAGTCTGCTCGCAGCCCAGGTGCTCGTGCCGCCGGCCATGGAAGCCATCCTGTCCGCTCCCGGCTGTCTCGTGCAGGGATTTCTGGCGGCCGGTCATGTTTGTACGGTCATGGGCTATGAAGAGTACGAAGACCTGGCGCGACGCTATCGCGTGCCCATCGTGGTCACGGGGTTCGAGCCGATCGACATCCTGGAAGGGATTGCGATGCTGGTTCGCCAATTGGAAGAAGGACGGGCGGTCGTCGAGAACCAATACACTAGATCCGTGCGCCGGGAGGGCAACGTGGCGGCGCAAGCGGCCTTGCGAGAAGTCTTCGAACCGACGCTGCGGGCCTGGCGCGGCATCGGCGACATTCCTCAGAGCGGCCTGAGACTCACCGCGGCCTACGCCGTCTTCGATGCGGCGGTGCGATTTCGTGACGCGCTCGCTCAATCCGGTTCGGTGGGCAGAGAAGATCCCGACTGTCGGAGCGGTCTGGTGTTGCAGGGCTTGCTCAAGCCGCCGGACTGCCCGGCCTTCGCCACGCGCTGCACGCCGGAACGGCCTCTCGGTGCGCCGATGGTGTCGAGCGAGGGGGCCTGCGCCGCGTATTACCGATATCGAAGCCATGTGAAACGTGAAGCGTGA
- a CDS encoding HypC/HybG/HupF family hydrogenase formation chaperone, whose translation MCLAVPGQVLSITDDQLRTATVSFGGTMKEVSLALVPEADVGDYVIVHVGFAISKLDEQAARRSLELMAQLDRGEARGQGPGALGMVKRSGLLP comes from the coding sequence ATGTGCTTAGCGGTTCCCGGGCAAGTCCTCAGCATCACGGATGACCAACTCCGTACCGCGACGGTATCCTTCGGCGGCACCATGAAAGAGGTCTCGCTTGCGCTCGTGCCAGAAGCGGACGTCGGAGACTATGTGATCGTGCATGTGGGATTTGCCATCAGCAAACTGGATGAGCAGGCGGCAAGAAGGTCACTTGAATTGATGGCCCAACTCGATAGGGGAGAGGCACGAGGTCAGGGGCCAGGGGCACTGGGCATGGTCAAGAGATCTGGCCTGTTGCCTTAA